atttaggattaaaaacgattttaagctaaataaaaataattaagcataattaatcgagttttaaaaattcggggtattacagtttGGAACTAGTATTACTCTTCAATGGAGAAAGGATTACAAAGGGGAATTCTCAAAGCTGAAGAAGAGAGAATTCTATGTATGCTTAGATCTAGGATTTCAACCTCACTtatgtttctctctcttaattctGAAATTCTCATTACATttgtatttatagtgttagacatcaaaccattataagggacaagaaaaggcCACGTCGATTAAAACTTGCGGAGAAGATAACAGTTCACCCGCAGGGTACGGTCGAACCTTTaaaggttcggccgaaccaaggTTACGTTCGGCCGAACCTCCAAAATCTCCTAGCTACTGACTCTTTTCATGTTCGGTCGAACCATCTAAGAGGTCAGTCGAGCTTCCAACAGGTCCGGCCGAACCTCCGTGAGGTTCAGCCAAACTCCCCCTACTTTATGACAACTTGTCGTAAATAGTTATAACTCCCTCATTTTTCATCCAAAATGAGCTTATGACCAGGCGTTCGAAAGCTATTGAGCCAAGATTTAACCTCCAACTTGAATCAACTCAATATAATGAGTAGATCATGAGATGTGTCCATTTGAAGTCATACCCGCCACTATAACACCCTAATATCCTTCAAGGAATATTCGAGGCACACATAACAATTACAATGTAAACTAGATATTTGGACCTAAGAACATTTCTACACTATTGAATAAACCATTTAACTTTTAAATCCGATAAATTATCGAGGGTTAGCCGATAGCAACGGTAGCAATAAGCACAACAGAAAAGTAAATGTTCTATCTTGTACTGTTGAGGATAACTACATTGAATATTTGAATTAGAGAATGTGAGAGAATCAGAATTAAAAGGCATGGCAACAAATGATGTAGATGAGATTCAATCTAATATCTTACGTATCACCTTCTAATGACTCTACCGTTTAAGCTAATTGACATCGGGATAATATATTATGGTGATGGTAACTTTTCTACTTCTGTTTTACCGGAGGATAATCAACATCAACAATTACTTTTTAGTTTTTACAAAATTACTATCAATTACTTTGAAGTTTAACACTATCATTAAACTCTACTTTTAACATTATTAATGAATTTTAGGTAAAGAAAAATATAATCACCAGAAGAGTTATTTGTATTTTCATGATATCAACTTTTATAAACAACTTTTACTTTTACAAATACTGAAAATTCTAGATAGATTGTAACTAGTATAcgtgaaataaataaaagtagatGAAAGTAGTTATACCGGTGGGCCTAGGATAGACTTCAGGATCCATGGGCCTTCCACCATGGGATGGGTGATAAGTTAAAAACAATGCGGAGACGAGATAGCATCGAGTTCTTTAAGCTCCAAAACAATACTATGGGCCTTCAACCCATAATCCCTAACCCTTAACTGTTGTACTCGGGTACATGCAGCTCTGGATGTACCCTAAAAAAAGACGCACCTGtatagtttgttctttcttgttgtactgtttgttctttcatgttgttttttaaattaatcataaaattgttcataattgttgtattttttgttctttcttctgaaattttatatttttttaggaCAAATTACtttttaccacctataaaaatcgaaaaaattttttttaccacctaaaaatttaaaacttgtattttaccacctaaaaatatattaaaacttgttttttaccacctgaaaatgaaaaaatagatgaaacatTTATGTATGACTAACTAATTCAATTTTCCTCCCATTATTTATACTCCTTGTGTgatttctttaactctttcaccaTTCTCTCTTTACTTCTAttaaactagtcttatatgcacgcgatgcgtgcgagataatATTAGAATTTTAACAAAATGCTGAAAATGTAGATAAACTGCATAAACTTTTACGAAATCCAAACTTTAACTGACAACAGAGCAAGAtccctaattaaaaaaaaaatcattaagcCAAGAATATTACTAATTCATTACAAAAAGGTCAAAATTACTTGCGTACTTCTTACTTTAATTACTTGTCATATCCAATACATCAACATAAAACCACATTCAATATTTgcaacctaaaaaaaaaaaaatcaaaacttggAGGTGACTGGAGTTGTGTGGTTGTGAGCCTTGGGGTAGAATAGCCAGGCCTTCCCTCGTTGGAGTTGTTCTAAAATCAAGACAAATTCTTGTTTGGTGATTGACCTATGAGGCTGTGAGCCTTGGGGTAGAATAGCCAGACCTTCCCTCATGTTTGGCAGCACTGATTAATGGTTATGGAGATGTTGCTGCAAACTAAACTACCCCTTTTCTGCACATATAGATTCTTCATGCAcaaatgaaataataaaatatatttgttcTCAGACACAgcaattcatttccgatagACATTATCCCTCAAATATGAACGAAACATTTCAGCCTAAAAGGAAGTTATTACAGACCTGTTTTGGTTTTCCAGAACTGCTACTTTTGGTTAGTTTGAGAACCTGTAAACTGATAAGTAAAGAAAGTATAAGAGTAACAAATTAAGAAAATTTAGTCATCCCAATTAATCACATGCTTAGTTTTCTGGTGAGCACAACCAGCTCATTTACTATTTCAGAGAGGACTAAAGATGAGCACAACCAGCTCATCTACTATTTCAGAGAGGACTATCAGCTCTCTGGTACGGAGAGGATACAACTAATACCTAGGTAATAACCCTTTTACAGCAAACTAAAAtttcatattaattaaaatgaacAAACCCAGAAAAATTAAAGCAATACCCAAAAATGAATTAATGGTGAAATAGTATGATCGCCGGCGCCGAAGAATCAAATATACAGGTTATGCACCGGTATAATTATAATCTGCACAAAGTGGAAATTAAATCAGCTTCAATATAAGACTATCATTCCCAACTATCATTCACGGCTAACAAACTAATTTTGTGCTAACTATCTTTCAATCACTATATATATATCTTTCAAAATTTGTGGAAATTAAATCAGCTTCAATATAAGACTATCATTCCCAACTATCATTCACAGTTAACAAACTAATTTTATGCTAACAAATTTGTGCTAACTAACAAATTTGTGTTAACAAAGTAAATCATgtaattatttcaaaaactttgtGCTAACAAATTTGTACTCTGTAACTCCTAAAATCAGGGCGAATATTAGTTTAGGaattaataacaaaaaatatGTGTTGATTGCTTGTTAGCAGAGTGTTTTGGATTCTAAAGTTACTTATGTCGTTTTTGTTCGACTAATTGTAGATATGTAGTTTAAGAAAATCTTAATAACCGCTTGGTGGTTTTATAAGGAAAGCGCAGAAAGATTTTTAAATTTGAACTGGTCAACATCCTACTATgtataacttttaaaaaaatattgcaTGAACTAATGAATTTGAAATGACGATTCAAACTACTATGTCATTTGAAATTACTATAACCTTCACTCCTTTTATAATTTCTCAAAGATCCAACTTCCGAAATTTATAACAATGTTATCCATCTCTACTCCACAATCCCTCTCATATACCCTTCACTTTTTTCATCGAGACTGCTACTGGTAGTCACAAACTCTAGAGGTGGCAACATGTGAGGAAAACTTGAGCCAGTCGTGACTTATATTGAAACAATAGATTATAAAATATAAGACTATCATTCAATAGTTGATTGCTACGGAGTTTGAGGACAAAAACACATTGCAAAGTGATTTTAATTACTAAAGAACTTGAAGTTTCTAAGATCTTTCAAGTTTGAATTCATGGAGTAAACAGAAAAAGGTTAAAAACGGACTTACCGGTATACCAAAGGCCCAAGATTTAGCAGCAAAATGGTAAAAAACGGACTTACCGGCATACAATAAACTATTCGGTACTCCAGTTTAGCATCAGACATCAACCTACTGCATCTAACCTAAAACATTTGAAGGACGTACATATTTGAAGAGTCGAGTAACTAATTCCTGGTGTTTTGGTAATAGAACATCTGAAGTTATGAACATGTTTGAATGATGAAGTGTAACTCTTGGGTGGCCAATAGGAATAGGACAAACTACCATGCAAATAGTATACCCCATCAGTCCATTGGAAGTGTTTAGGAAACTACAATATCCCTAGGAATTCATCACAACTGTCCACCTTAACAGTACATTTATACCATGACAAAACAAAAGTTCCTGAAGAATTTAACAATGAGGTTTTTGAAATGGGAGCACTTGTGCAGAATCTCAATTGAAGTAAATAGAAAATGCttcattcaattttaattatataaGTATTTTCTCCACAAACCATTTTTTAGGCCTCACTTTAAGAGAGTTTATGTAATCAACCAAAAAGAGAATCTAAATAGTCAACTACCCACCAGTTTGTGTTCTTCTCTAGATATCCCCTATAGCCACTGAATTCCTCAAAATCAATAACCCTGACATCCTTTCCGCAAACCATGCCCCAGCATACAACAATCAAGAATACTACACCCAATATGGGGCTACACAAACAGCAACAGCCATTTCAATTACTACAAATCGGGCAATATTCCTTTTTCAATGCCGTATACTACCATAACAGCTTGATGATCAGACAACAGTACCAAATTGATGTTTGTTAATTCTCACAATGGCAATACCAACATCAAAGAAATTACAACAACTTTTAACActatataaaagaaaataaaacttagGGCTAATTATAATGGAGGAGAAAGAAAGAGTACCGGATTAGAAGAGGAAACAGCGGTAGAAGAGAAGAGATCGCGACATAGAAGGCAGGTGAGAAACTCGGCAACCGTGCCACTGGTTGTCGGAATGGAACTGGATGGCGACAGATAGGCGGAAGAAGAACCGTCCGACATGGAAGCTCCCGATCCGATTCATCAGTTTTCATTgcaaaaaatcaacaaattccACAAACATTAAGCACAGAATCAGAAAAGTTTGACATAAAATTAACTACCAAAGCCTAGTTGAAATTAGGCAAGTTCAGAAACATTAACCGTTGATTCAAGCCGAGCAAAAGCGAAAAGAAATTGAacgaagcaataaaatagagaaaTTAAAAGAATTACCTGGGATTTAATTGACCCAGGTTTCAATTGGAATTCTTGAACGTTATGGGAGAAAATCCAATAAAAATCGAAACACAAATTGGTCCAGTCTGCAAAGCACCAATAATcaacactgaaataaaattgaaataTGGTATGAAGTTATAAACACCAACAATCAACACTAAAGCCATAGATTGTCAttacaaaactaaaactaattcaATAACAGTCCAATTACAAAACAGTAATTCTAGAACAACCAAATACCCAGTTCAAACATTACCTATGTTTTAAATGAGCTAATGGTGAAAATAATCACAATTTTCCACGAACCCCAAATGCACAATTAAACATCAATTGGTGAACTCCAAAATCAGGAAATGAACACCAAAAAAACTAAATTAACacaccaaaaaaacaaaaaaaaaagtaaggaaaaacaaaaaaattaattgaGGGGGTAATGATTGAAATTATCAGAAAAGATGAATTCCAAAATCAGAAATTGCAGAATCACCAAATTCGTGGTCTGGTTATCTTGCAGATTGTAGAAAGCTTCGATTTTGATAAAAAAACCCAAATTTGAGGCTTCTGGGTGAAATCGAAAGAAGTTAATACGGATCTGAACCGATGAACaacaaaaacacacaaaaaataacacaaataaaTTGAAGAAAATTCATTGAAACCGCATGAATACAGCAAAGCAAAAACGAAATGCATAATTACATACAAATATACAATTCAATTCCAATTCCATAGCAAATCGGGAGAAACAATTTGAGCGAGTACCTGAGATTTGAAAGAGAAACCCGTTGAGATGATGAAGTTCAATTCGTCGGGTTGCTCATTCGCCCTTTCTCTGTCATGGAGGGAGGAGAGATCGAAGATGTGAGATTGAGGGAATGGGGGAAAGATTgagtgaagggaggagagagaaagaagcgGCGGAGGGAGAAAGGGCAGCGAGGGGTTTGAGAGATGCGAAGGGTTTGAGAGACGCGAAGGGTTTGGGAGTTGGAGTGGAGAGGgtattttggtatttttcaaggtggacacgaaaagttaatttacttaaaagccctcaggagctggcttatataatagagattttgtcaattttgggaattaatggtggtgaaaaaataagtaaattcaTGGAAAATAAGGAAGCGGGGGAAGGAAGTGAGTTAATTATATGAAATCATAGAAGAATAGAccatataaaaaatattaccgttattgtggcTTCTcacataacattttcatctatttttctatttttcaggtggtaaaaaacaaattctaaatttttttttcttaaattgtCCTTTATAGTTGTGGATTTGTAGTTGAAACTTAATGTTAATTTATGTATTGCTAGTGGGATCTAGAGGAAATAAGACCTAAAGTTTcacattttgtttatttaatctACATTATATAGGGAGGTATTAAATGCACATAGTATTTTACCTAAATacagagatttttttttttttttggcaagtacCAAGAGGGAAAAATACCCTAACACCAGTACAACCAATCCACAGCCACAACAGGCCAAGCAACAACTAGCTATTACAAGCTACCCTAAACAGAATTCTGTTTACAATACTTAAGCTATTGTCTAACTGGTTAGAAAAAACTTTAGAGTTCCTAGCTAGCCAGATAGAGTACACAGTTTCACAGAACAAACTATTAcacattctagctttgcttctAGTACTCCTGCTTGCTTTCTGCACCCACTGCACCTCTTCGTTCCAAGTTCCAGCAGTTCTATGTATGCCACTTCTCTGCAGAACCTGATTCCAAATGTCAGCAGAATAACTGCAATCAAAGAAAAGGTGATCCCTACTTTCATCTGTGCTGTGACAAAGGCAACACACACTATCTGCTATAACATTCCATCTTCTCAGTCTTTCTTTAGTTGCAAGTCTATCCTGCAGGGCCAGCCACACAATAAACACACTTTTAGGGCTAGCATGACTGTTGCAAAAAATTCTCTTCCACCCCACTGATTCCCCTTGATGTCTTAAATGATTATACATTCTCTGAATCTTAAATTTCCCTGCAGTTACAAACTTCTGCAAATCACCAGAGCTACTCAGTGTCTCCCTTTGCTGCCAAATCTTCTTCAAAGACCAAGACAGTCCATTAGGGATTGGCATGGTCCAAAAATCATTATGCTTCACATAGTATGTGTGAATCCATTTCACCCACAGCTTATCAGCTTTCAAAGACAAATCCCAACAGTGTTTAGCAACAGCTAACTTGTTCCACAAAGGTAAATCTTTAAGATTCCAACCCCCacagattttaggtaagcacaGCTGATCCCAAGCAATTAGTGCTTTCCTGGAATTCCCTTCAGCTCCAATCCATAAGAAACATCTACATATTCTTTGTATCTCTTTCAACACCTTCTTAGGCATTATGAATATCTGACACCAGTACAACTGGATGCCAAATAAAACTGATCTAATCAGTTGTAACCTTCCAGCATAACTAAGAAGCTTAGCAGACCAACTTTTTACCCTTGCTACAGTCTTCTCAATCAGGGGCTTACAGTCTGTAAAGCTCAGTTTCTTAGTTGAGAGGGGGACACCAAGGTATCTAAAAGGAAAAAAACCCCTAGGTATGCCAATCTTAGCTAGAATACTGAGGGCTACAGATTCAGGCACACCAGCCAAATACAGTTCACTCTTCATCATGTTAGCTTCCAACCCAGAAGCAGCAGAAAACTTAGAGAAAGCTTCAAAAAGGAGAGAAACAGAAGCATCATCTCCCTTAGCAAACATTAGtaaatcatctgcaaacatcaagtGAGTCAGGTCTATTTTTTTACATCTTGGATGAAATTTGAACTCTTTTGATTTTCCAAGTAAGGACAAGCATCTAGACAGGTATTCCATTCCTATTGCAAACAGGAATGGTGACATTGGATCACCCTATCTCAACCCTTTCTAAGCAGGAATTGGCTTGGAAGGAAAACCATTTACCAGAATAGAATAAGACACTGAGCACAGGCAAGCTATAATCCATTTGACAAATTTATCAGGGAATCCAGTTCTTGCAACATACTTCTCAAGAAGGGCCATTCTAGGGAATCATAGGCCTTTTTAAGGTCAACTTTTATCATGCATCTAGGGGACACATGTTTCCTGGAATAGCATTTTACCAACTCGGTAGCCATGatgatattatcagaaatgactCTCCCTGGTATAAAACCAGATTGTGCTGAACTCACAATTTCCCCAATGACTGGCTGCATTCTATTTGTCATAACTTTTGAAATCAGCTTGTAAATCATAGTACAGCAGGCAATAGGTCTGTAATCTTTAACTTGAGTTGCATTCTGAATCTTTGGAACCAAAGTAACCACAGTATTATTCACTTGCCTTAGCATATTCCCTGTCTGAAAGAAATGAATAACAGCAGCATACACTTCCTCCTTCACTATATTCCAAGCTTTCCTGAAGAAGAGACCATTCAGGCCATCAATGCCTAGAGCTTTGTTCACATCAATGCTTTTAAGAGCTTCATCTATCTCTGTGGTAGTAACAGGTTGAATCAGACAGAGTTGTTTGCCCTGTCTAACAAGCTCAATATCAATACCAGTGAGATTAGGGGTTGCAGTACCAATGAGTTTCACATAGAATTCTTTAATTTCTGCTTTAATGTCATCTGTGGTAACTAGTTTGTCACCAGCATCATTGTATAGCACATCAATGTTGTTCCTTGAAATTCTCTCTTTCATGGCACTAAAGAAGAATTTAGTGTTTGCATCCCCCTCTTTGATCCACTGAGTCCTAGATTTTTGCCAGTATGCACTCTCCTGGATTTTCAAAAATTTCTTCAGTAATCCATTACAGGATGATTCTTTTTGCTGTAATTCAGTGTCTGTACTGTCAATAGCCAATTTGCTTTGCACCTCATCAAGATCCTGTCTTATCAGATCAATTTTCTCATCTAGTCTGGCAAACTCCTTATGGTGAAGAGTTTTCAGCCCACCTTTGACCACTTTTAATTTCTGCCACACAGAATACATAGGAGATCCAACACAACTCTGAGCCCAACCATTATGCACAATTTTCAGAAAGTCCACATGAGTGGCCATATAGTTGAAAATTTTGAAAGGTCTTCCTCCAATTGTCCCCTCCACTTTACAATTCAACAATAAAGGTGAATGATCTGACAACCCAGGGTTCATAAAATCAACCACTGCATCAACATATTTAGTATGCCAGTTAATACTACCTAGAGCTCTGTCAATCCTAGAACAAATTCTAGCATTCCCTTGACCCTTATTGCTCCAAGAAAAGAAATGCCCACAGCTCTTAATTTAAGCTAGATTAGCCATATCAATACACCCCTGAAAATCTCTGGTTTCAGCATCATGGACAGAGTTGCCATTGATTCTATCCCTTGAATAAAGCACTGCATTGAAGTCACCCATTATTAGCCAAGGACCAAAAGTACTTGTACTCAACTGAATCAAATCAGTCCACAAAGGTCTTCTAGTTTCTACTGAGTGCAAACCATACACTGCAGTAAATGCAGTTTGAAACTTTCCAGATTTGGCTAACACATCACCATGTAACAGTTGCTCAGTGCATTTTGTGACATGAACTGTCACCACCTGGTGTTTCCACCCCACCCATATCCTTCCCCTTGGAGAAGCAGAATAGTTCATTTCCCATCTCCAAGTTGGCCCAAACTTCCTCTGAATCTTTAGATGATTATTGCTTTTCACCCTTGTTTCCAGTAAAGCAAAAACAACAATATTGTTGTCAGCAGCAAACTTTTTCACCTCCCCCACCTTTGAGGGGTCATTGAGACCCCTAACGTTCCAAGAACAAATATTCATGGAGGAAACTCCTCACCCTCCCCCTCACTTCCACCCTCCTCTTCTGAAATTCCTGCAACAGCTGCATGAACCTGGGCTAAGCCAAGAAAGGTGTTTGGGGTTTTAGCTTCCCTTCTCCTCCTTGAAACCACTCTCCAACCATCATCCAGAGCAATTGTGTGATCTGTTTTTGGAGTATAATCATCTCCAGCAGGATCAACTTTTTCAATTATAGATGGCATAACCAATTCCTGCATCACCTCAGTTGTAGAAACTGCAACTTCTTTCTCAACTACTTTCTTA
This genomic stretch from Spinacia oleracea cultivar Varoflay chromosome 3, BTI_SOV_V1, whole genome shotgun sequence harbors:
- the LOC110776200 gene encoding uncharacterized protein — translated: MSPFLFAIGMEYLSRCLSLLGKSKEFKFHPRCKKIDLTHLMFADDLLMFAKGDDASVSLLFEAFSKFSAASGLEANMMKSELYLAGVPESVALSILAKIGIPRGFFPFRYLGVPLSTKKLSFTDCKPLIEKTVARVKSWSAKLLSYAGRLQLIRSVLFGIQLYWCQIFIMPKKVLKEIQRICRCFLWIGAEGNSRKALIAWDQLCLPKICGGWNLKDLPLWNKLAVAKHCWDLSLKADKLWVKWIHTYYVKHNDFWTMPIPNGLSWSLKKIWQQRETLSSSGDLQKFVTAGKFKIQRMYNHLRHQGESVGWKRIFCNSHASPKSVFIVWLALQDRLATKERLRRWNVIADSVCCLCHSTDESRDHLFFDCSYSADIWNQVLQRSGIHRTAGTWNEEVQWVQKASRSTRSKARMCNSLFCETVYSIWLARNSKVFSNQLDNSLSIVNRILFRVACNS